In a single window of the Candidatus Krumholzibacteriia bacterium genome:
- a CDS encoding PPC domain-containing DNA-binding protein, protein MRIQETDDRLLISLSRGEDVPASITRALVEREVGHAWIQAIGAIEQVTIGAYDLERREYLREELQGGWEVLSINGNFGWADGEPVLHAHAMLSDLQNHVRGGHLFAAKVHVTLEVVAFTGAARLERGYEDAVGLKTWELPHEA, encoded by the coding sequence ATGAGGATCCAGGAGACCGACGACCGCCTGCTGATCTCCCTCTCCCGCGGAGAAGACGTCCCGGCGTCGATCACGCGCGCCCTCGTCGAGCGCGAGGTCGGCCACGCGTGGATCCAGGCCATCGGTGCGATCGAGCAGGTGACGATCGGCGCCTACGACCTCGAGCGCCGCGAGTACCTGCGCGAGGAACTCCAGGGAGGCTGGGAGGTGCTGTCGATCAACGGCAACTTCGGCTGGGCCGACGGCGAGCCCGTCCTGCACGCCCACGCCATGCTCAGCGACCTGCAGAACCACGTGCGCGGGGGACACCTGTTCGCGGCGAAGGTCCACGTCACCCTCGAGGTCGTGGCCTTCACCGGCGCCGCCCGCCTCGAGCGCGGCTACGAGGACGCGGTCGGCCTGAAGACCTGGGAACTCCCCCACGAGGCCTGA
- the acs gene encoding acetate--CoA ligase produces the protein MSDSDIELTGSQKSTIDSLLKGEAPIAPPDWLKARSVVDHASEVRRAESDPDTFWAEKADALHWETKWNEVLRFDPPHHQWFVGGRLNATVSCIDRHVYSDRRNKAALIWVSEDGDERTYTYNRLYREVNRFANALRGLGVGRGDRVILYMPLVPEGIITMLACARIGAIHSVVYAGMGTQALKARIQDAGAKVVVCSDATFRRGKAIPLKPAVDEAVRDLTEVEHVIVHRRGSKPGDEEVEFESEREHDWYDVQGPHAIHCPPEIVDSEHPLFVLYTSGTTGKPKGVVHATGGYLTGVNYLSRAYYQIEDRDIYWSTSDIGWIVGHSFIVYGPLSVGATVLVREGVPDYPNPDVTWELCERFGVNLMFTAPTALRMWMSHGAEAVDKYDLTRLRLVACAGEPLNPEAHRWAQEHLVGQSDGMVVDNWWQTEIAAPVLGTLPSFEARLGKVGKPMPGVAADVVDREGNPTPANEGGRLVIRRPLPYMLRTVWNDDDRYREYWNQITVDGQPVYTAGDVAVHDEDGWFAVLGRMDDVMNVAGHRIGTADVEGSLLRHPSVAESAVVGLPDEVKGERIKAFVVLEADASSGAGLLGSLRDHVREDLGPIATPSEIEIRDSLPKTRSGKIVRRLLRAESLGEDPGDLSTLAD, from the coding sequence GTGTCGGACTCCGACATCGAACTCACCGGTTCCCAGAAGTCCACCATCGACAGCTTGCTGAAGGGAGAAGCACCCATCGCGCCGCCCGACTGGCTGAAGGCCCGCAGCGTGGTCGACCACGCCAGCGAGGTGCGCCGCGCCGAATCCGACCCCGACACCTTCTGGGCGGAGAAGGCCGACGCGCTCCACTGGGAGACCAAGTGGAACGAAGTGCTGCGCTTCGACCCTCCGCACCACCAGTGGTTCGTGGGTGGACGTCTGAACGCCACCGTGAGCTGCATCGACCGCCACGTGTACTCCGACCGGCGCAACAAGGCGGCGCTGATCTGGGTGAGCGAGGACGGCGACGAGCGCACCTATACCTACAATCGCCTGTACCGCGAGGTGAATCGCTTCGCGAACGCCCTGCGCGGCCTCGGGGTGGGACGCGGCGACCGCGTGATCCTGTACATGCCCCTGGTCCCGGAAGGGATCATCACCATGTTGGCGTGCGCACGCATCGGCGCGATCCACTCGGTGGTCTACGCGGGCATGGGCACGCAGGCGCTCAAGGCGCGAATCCAGGACGCCGGCGCCAAGGTCGTGGTGTGCAGCGACGCGACGTTCCGGCGGGGCAAGGCGATTCCCCTGAAGCCCGCCGTCGACGAGGCCGTCCGCGACCTCACCGAGGTCGAGCACGTGATCGTGCACCGGCGCGGCAGCAAACCCGGCGACGAAGAGGTGGAGTTCGAGAGCGAGCGCGAACACGACTGGTACGACGTCCAGGGACCGCACGCGATCCACTGCCCGCCCGAGATCGTCGACAGCGAGCACCCGCTGTTCGTCCTCTACACGAGCGGCACCACCGGGAAGCCGAAGGGCGTCGTGCACGCCACCGGCGGCTATCTCACCGGCGTGAACTACCTGAGCCGCGCCTACTACCAGATCGAGGACCGCGACATCTACTGGAGCACCAGCGACATCGGCTGGATCGTGGGCCACAGCTTCATCGTGTACGGTCCGCTGTCGGTCGGGGCCACGGTGCTCGTGCGCGAGGGCGTGCCCGACTACCCGAACCCCGACGTCACCTGGGAGTTGTGCGAGCGCTTCGGCGTGAACCTCATGTTCACCGCGCCCACCGCGCTGCGCATGTGGATGAGCCACGGGGCCGAGGCGGTCGACAAGTACGATCTCACGCGCCTGCGGCTGGTCGCGTGCGCCGGCGAGCCGCTGAATCCCGAGGCGCATCGCTGGGCGCAGGAACACCTCGTGGGCCAGAGCGACGGCATGGTCGTCGACAACTGGTGGCAGACCGAGATCGCTGCCCCCGTGCTCGGCACCCTGCCGAGCTTCGAGGCCCGCCTGGGCAAGGTCGGCAAGCCCATGCCCGGCGTGGCCGCGGACGTGGTCGACCGCGAGGGCAACCCCACACCCGCCAACGAGGGCGGCCGCCTCGTGATCCGGCGCCCGCTTCCCTACATGCTGCGAACGGTCTGGAACGACGACGATCGCTACCGGGAGTACTGGAACCAGATCACCGTGGACGGACAGCCGGTGTACACCGCCGGCGACGTCGCCGTGCACGACGAGGACGGCTGGTTCGCGGTGCTCGGCCGGATGGACGACGTGATGAACGTCGCCGGCCACCGCATCGGCACGGCCGACGTCGAAGGCTCCCTGCTGCGCCATCCGTCCGTGGCCGAGAGCGCCGTCGTGGGCCTTCCCGACGAGGTGAAGGGCGAACGGATCAAGGCCTTCGTCGTGCTCGAGGCCGATGCCTCCTCGGGTGCCGGTCTGCTGGGATCGCTGCGCGACCACGTCCGCGAGGACCTCGGACCGATCGCCACGCCGAGCGAGATCGAGATCCGCGACTCGTTGCCGAAGACGCGGTCGGGCAAGATCGTGCGGCGCCTGCTGCGGGCCGAGTCGCTGGGCGAGGATCCGGGAGACCTGAGCACGCTCGCGGACTGA
- a CDS encoding heavy metal translocating P-type ATPase: MIADFRRRFWISLVLSIPILLLSPLIQSFLGIEGALDFTGDSYVVFAVSTVVFFYGGWPFLTGLVGELRELQPGMMTLIALAIAVAYVYSSAVVFGLAGKVFFWELATLIVVMLLGHWIEMRSVQSASGALEELIELMPSTALRVKPGGETEEVEITELEAGDHVRVKPGGKIPIDGTVVEGRTRIDESMLTGESEPVEKGEEDTVIGGSVNGESTITVAVEKTGEDTYLSQVVDMVREAQQSRSRSQDLADRAAMWLTFVALGAGAITLAAWLTIGRDFQFSLARMVTVMVITCPHALGLAIPLVVAVSTTLSARHGLLVRNRSAFERARDLDAVVFDKTGTLTQGRFGVQQVIPFGDASEERVLTLAASLESHSEHPIGEGIVEAAQERELELHEASDFEAIPGKGAQADVDGETVKVVSPGYLEENGIEVDDDALRDAREQGHTVVHVLSADEPVGAIALADLVREESRAAIDRLRELGLEVMMITGDSEAVAKSVAKELGLDDVFAEVLPDEKAEKIEEVRDRGLRVAMVGDGVNDAPALATADLGVAIGAGTDVAIESADVVLVRSDPRDVPKIMDLAQATYRKTVQNLWWASGYNIVAIPLAAGVLAWAGIMLSPAVGALLMSISTVIVAINAKLLGRTEVTTTSAEA; the protein is encoded by the coding sequence ATGATCGCCGACTTCCGGCGGCGCTTCTGGATCTCACTGGTCCTGTCGATCCCGATCCTGTTGCTGTCGCCGTTGATCCAGTCGTTCCTCGGGATCGAGGGTGCTCTGGACTTCACCGGCGATTCGTACGTGGTCTTCGCCGTGTCGACGGTGGTGTTCTTCTACGGCGGTTGGCCCTTCCTCACCGGACTGGTCGGTGAGCTGCGCGAACTGCAACCGGGAATGATGACCCTGATCGCCCTCGCGATCGCCGTGGCCTACGTCTATTCGTCGGCCGTGGTCTTCGGACTCGCGGGCAAGGTCTTCTTCTGGGAGCTGGCGACGCTGATCGTGGTCATGCTCCTGGGCCACTGGATCGAGATGCGATCGGTCCAGAGCGCGTCCGGTGCTCTGGAGGAGCTGATCGAACTCATGCCCTCGACGGCACTGCGGGTGAAGCCGGGCGGGGAGACCGAAGAGGTCGAGATCACCGAACTCGAGGCCGGCGACCACGTGCGGGTGAAGCCGGGCGGGAAGATCCCGATCGACGGCACCGTGGTCGAGGGCCGGACGCGCATCGACGAGTCGATGCTCACCGGCGAGAGCGAGCCGGTGGAGAAGGGTGAGGAGGACACGGTGATCGGGGGCTCGGTCAACGGCGAGTCGACGATCACCGTGGCGGTCGAGAAGACGGGCGAGGACACCTATCTCTCGCAGGTCGTCGACATGGTGCGCGAGGCGCAGCAGTCGCGATCGCGATCGCAGGACCTCGCCGACCGCGCGGCCATGTGGTTGACCTTCGTCGCGTTGGGGGCGGGCGCGATCACGCTGGCGGCATGGCTGACCATCGGGCGCGACTTCCAGTTCTCCCTGGCGCGCATGGTCACGGTCATGGTCATCACCTGCCCGCACGCGCTGGGGCTGGCCATTCCGCTGGTGGTGGCGGTGTCGACCACGCTGTCGGCCAGGCACGGACTCCTGGTGCGCAACCGCTCGGCCTTCGAGCGGGCGCGCGATCTCGACGCCGTGGTCTTCGACAAGACCGGCACCCTGACCCAGGGCCGTTTCGGCGTGCAGCAGGTGATTCCCTTCGGCGACGCCTCCGAGGAACGGGTGCTGACGTTGGCCGCGAGCCTGGAGTCGCACTCCGAGCATCCGATCGGCGAGGGCATCGTCGAGGCCGCGCAGGAGCGTGAACTCGAGCTCCACGAGGCGAGTGACTTCGAGGCGATTCCGGGCAAGGGGGCCCAGGCCGACGTCGACGGCGAAACCGTGAAGGTGGTCAGCCCCGGCTATCTCGAGGAGAACGGGATCGAGGTCGACGACGACGCCCTGCGCGACGCGCGGGAGCAGGGCCACACCGTGGTGCACGTGCTGTCGGCCGACGAGCCCGTGGGCGCGATCGCCCTGGCCGACCTGGTGCGGGAGGAGTCGCGGGCGGCGATCGATCGTCTGCGCGAACTGGGCCTCGAGGTCATGATGATCACCGGCGACAGCGAGGCAGTGGCGAAGTCCGTGGCGAAGGAGCTCGGGCTCGACGACGTCTTCGCCGAGGTCCTGCCCGACGAGAAGGCCGAGAAGATCGAGGAGGTCCGCGACCGTGGTCTGCGCGTGGCCATGGTCGGCGACGGCGTGAACGACGCCCCCGCGCTCGCCACCGCCGATCTGGGTGTGGCCATCGGCGCGGGGACCGACGTCGCGATCGAGTCGGCCGACGTGGTCCTGGTCCGTTCCGATCCCCGCGACGTGCCCAAGATCATGGATCTGGCGCAGGCCACCTACCGCAAGACGGTGCAGAACCTGTGGTGGGCGAGCGGCTACAACATCGTGGCGATCCCGCTCGCCGCCGGGGTGCTGGCCTGGGCGGGGATCATGCTCTCGCCGGCCGTCGGCGCGCTGCTCATGTCGATCTCCACGGTGATCGTGGCGATCAACGCGAAGCTGCTGGGACGGACGGAGGTGACTACGACGTCTGCCGAAGCCTGA
- a CDS encoding cytochrome c3 family protein: MKQCARNLFVLFVAMSFVGIGAESAFGWGAVDECLTCHSGFRDGSPSLHSLHIDNINSCQDCHAASVSDPLRTNESANYAEYSCNGCHEVAGLATVHGDSFCGPCHTGVIGTSEGENVLPFFYTEGRSSVVNTCRLDPTNGGEDWDGDGQGLDNDGDGAYDAADSDCDGIVDTDESTWSLMKALFGAE, encoded by the coding sequence GTGAAGCAATGCGCCCGAAACCTCTTCGTTCTCTTCGTGGCGATGTCGTTCGTCGGCATCGGCGCCGAGTCGGCCTTCGGTTGGGGGGCGGTCGACGAATGTCTTACTTGTCACAGCGGATTCCGCGACGGTTCCCCGTCGCTGCATTCGCTGCACATCGACAACATCAACAGTTGTCAGGACTGCCACGCGGCCAGTGTTTCCGATCCGCTCCGCACGAACGAGAGCGCGAACTACGCCGAGTACTCGTGCAATGGCTGTCACGAGGTCGCGGGTCTGGCCACCGTGCACGGTGACAGCTTCTGCGGACCGTGCCACACCGGTGTCATCGGCACGAGCGAGGGCGAGAACGTCCTGCCGTTCTTCTACACCGAGGGTCGCAGCAGCGTGGTGAACACCTGCCGTCTCGATCCGACCAACGGCGGTGAGGACTGGGACGGCGACGGCCAGGGTCTGGACAACGACGGCGACGGCGCCTACGACGCGGCCGACAGCGATTGCGACGGCATCGTCGACACCGACGAGTCGACCTGGAGCCTCATGAAGGCGCTGTTCGGCGCGGAGTAG
- a CDS encoding 6-bladed beta-propeller, with the protein MGRTLVLIAVVALSCAPATANDTTYELDPLFTLGLDDEILLGRPVDVALHPDGSLLVLDQQLSHLLVVDTDGTVLREIGREGQGPGELTMPFDLHLEPDGTIAVAQTPPAHLERFGVDGSVLESTPLELGAGLRIPVRLHRHDDALVLEMSLVEIEGQSVTQATQLGILDPTTGDLRTLARHATEIDMVKSVVREGETSPFNEAWTATPTGAVVWASDRIEYDVRRRDPVSGEVVTLTRPGYEPRLRSDARKQEMIEASESAMERAGTGLRMRFVPTDEAPYVEGILARPDDSVWVRRSPRSLPDFEEDDAVESIVFDRFDAGGTFVGEVRIGAPAWIADARVFLFDDLLVAIHVPTEGGDDDPLRPVTVDAFRLRQTS; encoded by the coding sequence ATGGGTCGTACCCTCGTCCTGATCGCCGTCGTCGCGCTGTCCTGCGCTCCCGCCACGGCCAACGACACCACCTACGAACTCGATCCCCTGTTCACGCTCGGCCTCGACGACGAGATCCTGCTGGGACGTCCGGTGGACGTGGCCCTGCACCCCGACGGATCGCTGCTGGTGCTCGACCAGCAGTTGTCCCACCTCCTGGTCGTCGACACCGACGGCACCGTTCTGCGCGAGATCGGGCGCGAAGGTCAGGGCCCGGGAGAACTGACCATGCCCTTCGACCTGCACCTCGAGCCCGACGGCACGATCGCCGTGGCGCAGACGCCACCGGCGCATCTCGAGCGCTTCGGCGTGGACGGATCGGTCCTCGAATCCACGCCGCTCGAGCTCGGAGCCGGATTGCGGATTCCCGTCCGCCTGCATCGTCACGACGATGCGCTGGTCCTCGAGATGTCGCTCGTCGAGATCGAGGGGCAGTCGGTCACGCAGGCGACGCAGCTCGGGATCCTCGATCCCACGACCGGAGACCTGCGGACGCTCGCGCGGCACGCCACCGAGATCGACATGGTCAAGTCGGTGGTCCGCGAGGGCGAAACGTCGCCCTTCAACGAGGCGTGGACGGCCACGCCGACCGGAGCCGTCGTGTGGGCGAGCGATCGCATCGAGTACGACGTGCGGCGCCGCGATCCGGTGAGCGGAGAGGTCGTCACGCTCACGCGTCCCGGCTACGAACCGCGCCTGCGCTCGGACGCGCGGAAGCAGGAGATGATCGAGGCCAGCGAGTCCGCCATGGAACGGGCCGGTACGGGCCTGCGCATGCGCTTCGTGCCGACCGACGAGGCTCCCTACGTCGAGGGCATCCTCGCCCGGCCCGACGATTCGGTGTGGGTTCGACGCTCTCCCCGCAGCCTGCCGGACTTCGAGGAGGACGACGCCGTCGAGAGCATCGTGTTCGACCGCTTCGACGCGGGCGGCACCTTCGTGGGCGAGGTCCGGATCGGCGCGCCGGCCTGGATCGCCGATGCTCGCGTGTTCCTGTTCGACGACCTGCTCGTGGCGATCCACGTGCCCACCGAGGGCGGCGACGACGATCCGCTCCGGCCGGTGACGGTGGACGCGTTCAGGCTTCGGCAGACGTCGTAG
- a CDS encoding fasciclin domain-containing protein: MNHFVRGLCAALAIAFVVTIAAGPALAHDHKGYGKEKQKNIVETAIAADGFETLVAAVKAAGLVEALSGEGPFTVFAPTDAAFAALPEGTLETLLKPENKDQLVSILTYHVVPAKVPAEVAVTLDEGETLNGQKVSLEFDGETLTVDGAKVVKSDIMASNGVIHVIDKVILPGSGQSSR, encoded by the coding sequence ATGAATCACTTCGTGCGCGGTCTCTGCGCCGCCCTCGCCATTGCCTTCGTCGTCACCATCGCCGCCGGTCCGGCGCTCGCCCACGACCACAAGGGCTACGGCAAGGAGAAGCAGAAGAACATCGTCGAGACCGCCATCGCCGCCGACGGCTTCGAGACGCTCGTCGCCGCCGTCAAGGCCGCCGGACTCGTCGAGGCCCTGTCGGGCGAGGGTCCCTTCACCGTGTTCGCCCCGACCGACGCCGCCTTCGCCGCGCTACCCGAGGGCACGCTCGAGACCCTGCTGAAGCCCGAGAACAAGGACCAGCTCGTCTCGATCCTCACCTATCACGTCGTTCCCGCGAAGGTGCCGGCCGAGGTCGCCGTCACCCTCGACGAGGGCGAGACCCTGAACGGCCAGAAGGTCAGCCTGGAGTTCGACGGTGAGACGCTGACCGTCGACGGCGCCAAGGTCGTCAAGAGCGACATCATGGCGAGCAACGGTGTGATCCACGTGATCGACAAGGTCATCCTGCCGGGTTCCGGGCAGAGCAGCCGCTGA